In Oryzias melastigma strain HK-1 linkage group LG10, ASM292280v2, whole genome shotgun sequence, the genomic window GTGTAAATATTTACTCCTGCAGATCTGTGACATCGCCATCAACTGGGCTGGAGGTTTACATCACGCCAAAAAATTTGGGGTCAGAAAACAAACTCCTGATCTTCACGTTTGttcattttctgattaaaatgtttttcgtTTGCAGGCGTCGGGGTTTTGCTACGTGAATGACATCGTCATCAGCATCCTGGAGCTTCTCAAGTGAGGCGGTGCTCCTCTGCACCTCCTGACTGTTCCCGCCTTTTCTAATCATGCGTGTTGCAGGTACCACCCCCGCGTTCTGTACATCAACATCGACATTCACCATGGCGACGGGGTCCAGGAGGCCTTCTACCTGACGGACAGAGTCATGACCGTGTCCTTCCACAAGTACGGGAACTACTTCTTCCCGGGAACAGGTGAGAGCTGCTCCCAGCTCGTGTTGGCTCCGTCTTGGATTTATGAGGACTCCCGGCTGCTTTCCTGCAGGTGACATGTACGAGGTGGGGGCCGAGAGCGGCCGCTACTACTGCCTGAACGTCCCGCTGCGAGACGGCATCGATGACCAGAGTGAGTGGCGAGGTCTGCGCAGACAGACGAAGCGTCTGCTGCGAGCGTGCAGTCACAGCTGTGTGTGTTGCAGGTTACAGGCAGCTGTTCCAGCCGGTCATCAAGCAGGTGGTGGATTTCTACCAGCCCACCTGCATCGTCCTGCAGgtcagccgccgccgccgccgccgtttGTCTGGTTCTGTGGGTCATTGTGAGAGCATTGCTGTTTGTTTGCAGTGTGGAGCCGATTCTCTGGGCTGTGACAGACTGGGCTGCTTCAACCTCAGCATACGGGGACACGGGTGAGACTGTTTTACCCCCCCCTCACGTGCGGGCAGCGTTTCTGCACGGTCAGCATGATGACGCCGCTTCCTGTTTCAGGGAGTGCGTGGAGTTCGTGAAGAGTTTTAAGATTCCTCTGTTGGTGCTCGGAGGAGGAGGGTACACTGTGAGGAACGTGGCTCGCTGCTGGTTAGTGTCACTTCAACCAAACGGTCTGTTACCATAGCAACCTGTGATGAATATTAAAGGTTTGTGTAACTTCTGCTTTGTGGATGTAGGACCTACGAGACGTCTCTGTTGCTGGAGGAGTCCATCAGTGACGAACTGCCGTACAGCGGTGAGAAACTTTACTTACTGTATACACTTAAAGAAATATGTAGTTctggcgccatctgctggaaggTCAGGTTAGTTACAGGTGCTGGTGGTGAGGTCTATGAATAAAATTAAggggattttaaaagaaaaaatcatttttctatgGCAGAAATATCCACtgggataaaaaaatacaccagtATGTATCAAGAATGAGGGTTTTTGAACAgatgtggtgttcacactggagtaTTGCTTCCTAATACTAACTTATGTACTCACAGCTTGAAGAGACATcgtgtgaaatgtcaaaatttcGTCAGTTTTGATCCCGGCTTTTCCTTTCatagctctattccgatacacGAACAGTGTCCCAGAAAgtgccaacagtttgaaaattgatcacaaaGAAGAAACTAATAATTGATAATACTAATCATTGGCAATTACatcaagttttgttttatattagtACCAAATATAAGTCAAATTAAGTTGGTTTCATTTTCAATGGCGGGTTGTTTCGTACATTGAACACGAAAATGGACTTAAAGCTTGTGTAGCGACGCATGAAGTTAATGtgtttaaacaggaagtgatcGCTTGAGTTCACATTACCAAGAGCAGTGTGACCATAGTTTAAGATGTTGGGAAACACTTCACTATTTATGTCAAGTTTGTGGTCAAAGGTCATTTGGCTCACGGCCCTTTTATAGAGTCAGTAAAGATGGACGCCTTTGTTACTCAAAAAGCCATTACTTTAACTTATTAATAACAttgcagaacattttattttaaactaaacataaagacagatcaataatttattaaatattacaatgttttgttaaaacatgtaaaagcagCATCTTCAGTAACCAGAGAACTCTTTTCTCCTGATGTCTGCAGAATATTTCGAGTACTTTGCTCCAGACTTCACTCTGCATCCTGATGTCAGCACCAGGATCGAGAACCAGAACTCCAGACAGGTAACTCCGCCCCTTCCTCAGGTGTTATTTTATGAACTTTGCTGCTTTAAATAATTTCTCAACTCTGATTCAGATCAGTGTGATTCTGCTGAATCAGGTGAACCTGTAAGgttttgtgaataaataaaaaaatcctacatttttctaaaaatgaagtttctctaaataattttaaaccCGCTTTAGTTGCTAAATCCAAGTTTTCCTTTATTACTTGTGGATCTGTTAAACTAACTCATGGTCGTTGGTGCAGTACCTGGAACAGATCCGTCAGACCGTGTTTGAgaacctgaagatgctgaaccaCGCGCCCAGCGTCCAGATCCACGACGTCCCGTCAGACATGCTGAACTACGAGCGCACAGACGACCCCGACCCGGACGAGAGGGGAGCTGAGGAGAACTACACCCGGtcagttcaaaacaaaaagcctcTCGTTCCCGTTTCACCTGCAGGACTCAATCATGAACGTTGATGGATGTGCTTTCAGACAAGAGGCAGCCAACGAATTCTACGACGGCGACCATGACAACGACAAAGAGAGCGACGTAGAAATTTAAAGCTGAAGGATTTCTGAAGATTTGACCAAAAGAGACAAAGAGCCGATTTGGACAGTTAAGGATTTGGAATacacttctgttttcttctatgtggtttttgtgtgtgctttattttttttttaataaatgtttttagcttttatttcaggACTGAAgcttatttatttcaaacacgtcttttaattatgttgttttcagccaaaagtagaaaaaattggtgtggttttctagggcagtttctgcagagcagcaggagttcattaggaatttgcctcagagttggtATGGGGTAGGTCTGacttaatttcccatcatccatcaaatGACAGCAGGAGTCAGATCTCAGGTGTCATCGACTTTATTGTACAATCATCCAGTGATTATATGGAACCTctaacacaacaaacagaaCTTGATGAGAAGAAACGCTtctaaaaatctacttttatttgtgcttttagcACAGAGACCGCTAAGCTGAACGCTTTCATCACAGCTGGTTAAAAGAGCTGAACTCGCTACCATTCAGAATGAAGGTGAAGTTAATCTTTCCATATCATATTTAAATCCAGTTAAAATGACTTCCATCATATAAAGCATGGTTCAGGTGTAGCACTCGCCCTTCAGACAGGTTTCTTCACACTAAAACAACGTGAGGATGAAAGAGTGCAGAAAAGTGAGGATGGAAACACTAAAGTCTgactcacaaaaacacactagACTTTCTGTTTGTACAAATGGAGCTTCAACACATTCAAAAGCACGCCATCCTCTGGCCTAAcgacaaactgcagcaggaCTGAACCACAGGAGTCCTGAACCCTTCAAAGATGGGTTAGAAAAGTGTCAAGCGAGCAGCATCTCAGGTTTGATTGCACCTTTGTTTCCGGGGTTCTGTCGTCCCTCCTGAGCAAAGCGTACCTGTCCTTTACGGATTCAAGCGCCCTCTCCTGTTGGATGTGGGTAAGTGCAGGAGCGGCGTGAAGCCGGGACCTTAGAGCTCCTTGCTCTCGTACAGCGGCGCGGTGTGCTGGGCGGGGCTCTCCACCGTCAGAGCGGGAATGCTCACCGAGGACAGCAGTTTCAGGGTCTTTGAGCCAGGGGGCGCCGTTTTGACAGGCGGGGTGGTTCGAGCTGAAAGGAGACGCAGAACATTTTAATGAGAACTCCTCCATGGACGTGACAgcgcttcatctgcagagaaaCGTGAGGATCTCTCTGATGCTTGGATTCTTCTCATACCAGGTTTCTGAAAATAACCGGGCCTGCTCCATTTGTCTGACTCCCCCCCCGATGATGACTGATCCTCCTATAGATCCTCAGCAGAAGTTCTATCcaattttacagaagaaaatcAGCAAAAGGAAAAGTTTTGAGCATCTTTGATCCGTTTCAACAAACTACATTTCAATTAATATTGAACTTAAAGcacatttccttttaatttaCGGACAAGGACCA contains:
- the LOC112153367 gene encoding histone deacetylase 3-like isoform X1 yields the protein MKGLFFEVFVLVRFTECKYFFLQICDIAINWAGGLHHAKKFEASGFCYVNDIVISILELLKYHPRVLYINIDIHHGDGVQEAFYLTDRVMTVSFHKYGNYFFPGTGDMYEVGAESGRYYCLNVPLRDGIDDQSYRQLFQPVIKQVVDFYQPTCIVLQCGADSLGCDRLGCFNLSIRGHGECVEFVKSFKIPLLVLGGGGYTVRNVARCWTYETSLLLEESISDELPYSEYFEYFAPDFTLHPDVSTRIENQNSRQYLEQIRQTVFENLKMLNHAPSVQIHDVPSDMLNYERTDDPDPDERGAEENYTRQEAANEFYDGDHDNDKESDVEI
- the LOC112153367 gene encoding histone deacetylase 3-like isoform X3 yields the protein MMVFMPYKASQHDMCRFHSEDYIDFLQKVSPNNMQGFTKSLNTFNVGDDCPVFPGLFEFCSRYTGASLQGATQLNHKICDIAINWAGGLHHAKKFGASGFCYVNDIVISILELLKYHPRVLYINIDIHHGDGVQEAFYLTDRVMTVSFHKYGNYFFPGTGDMYEVGAESGRYYCLNVPLRDGIDDQSYRQLFQPVIKQVVDFYQPTCIVLQCGADSLGCDRLGCFNLSIRGHGECVEFVKSFKIPLLVLGGGGYTVRNVARCWTYETSLLLEESISDELPYSEYFEYFAPDFTLHPDVSTRIENQNSRQYLEQIRQTVFENLKMLNHAPSVQIHDVPSDMLNYERTDDPDPDERGAEENYTRQEAANEFYDGDHDNDKESDVEI
- the LOC112153367 gene encoding histone deacetylase 3-like isoform X2, encoding MKGLFFEVFVLVRFTECKYFFLQICDIAINWAGGLHHAKKFEASGFCYVNDIVISILELLKYHPRVLYINIDIHHGDGVQEAFYLTDRVMTVSFHKYGNYFFPGTGDMYEVGAESGRYYCLNVPLRDGIDDQSYRQLFQPVIKQVVDFYQPTCIVLQCGADSLGCDRLGCFNLSIRGHGECVEFVKSFKIPLLVLGGGGYTVRNVARCWTYETSLLLEESISDELPYSEYFEYFAPDFTLHPDVSTRIENQNSRQYLEQIRQTVFENLKMLNHAPSVQIHDVPSDMLNYERTDDPDPDERGAEENYTRQEAANEFYDGDHDNDKESDVEI